Proteins encoded by one window of Candidatus Sumerlaea chitinivorans:
- a CDS encoding Chaperone protein DnaK: MERVIGIDLGTTNSVVAYFEQGRPVVIQNATGGKITPSVVWYKSPGEIVVGELAKRQALTNPKQTIRSVKRFMGARFSELGEKRRGITYDLVEGPDDSVLIDVGWCRVTPEEVSAEILKHLKRTAEEFFGEPVDKAVITVPAYFNDNQRAATKRAGELAGLDVLRIINEPTAAALAYGVDRSSEQKIAVFDFGGGTFDVTILEIDKDVFEVKSTRGDTFLGGDNIDDLIVEALISRFRAETGVDLSLDIAALQRLREAAERVKCELSGTTESIASVPFIASGASGPLHLHYSLSREWLNELIRPLFPRLLECCRCALEDARLKRNELSNVLLVGGSTRIPAVQELVKEFFGREPSRTLNPDEAVAIGAAIQGAIISGSLREVLLLDVTPLSLGIETEGGLFSVIIPRNSSIPVAVHKQFTTVRDNQTSVKIHVLQGERRVAAENHSLGWFRLEGITPAPKEIPAIDVCFQIDANGLLHVSATEVTSGISNSITIHSFTQVTPEQAEEMVAAAQAAADQDLLHIRKQALRRMADEIIEGLTRILENQERPLDPLTAQNIRETIFKFDVAFSRGELPEIERAYELLKELGDMFSSRILSQRLETLEDPSAG, from the coding sequence ATGGAGCGCGTCATCGGCATTGATCTCGGCACCACCAACTCGGTCGTTGCTTATTTTGAGCAGGGCAGACCCGTCGTCATTCAAAATGCAACGGGGGGTAAGATCACTCCCTCGGTGGTTTGGTACAAGTCGCCGGGTGAAATTGTGGTTGGAGAGCTGGCGAAGCGACAAGCACTTACGAATCCCAAGCAGACCATCCGCTCCGTGAAGCGTTTCATGGGAGCTCGATTCTCCGAGCTTGGAGAAAAGCGCCGTGGAATTACCTATGATCTGGTAGAAGGTCCCGACGATTCCGTTCTAATCGATGTGGGCTGGTGTCGGGTTACCCCCGAGGAAGTTAGTGCTGAGATCTTAAAACATCTCAAGAGGACGGCCGAAGAGTTTTTTGGCGAGCCGGTGGACAAAGCCGTTATTACCGTGCCCGCCTACTTCAATGATAACCAACGGGCGGCAACAAAACGCGCCGGCGAACTTGCTGGCCTTGATGTTCTTCGCATCATTAATGAGCCGACCGCTGCTGCGCTGGCCTACGGTGTGGACCGCTCCTCCGAGCAGAAAATTGCAGTGTTTGATTTCGGGGGCGGAACCTTTGATGTTACTATCCTCGAAATTGATAAAGACGTTTTTGAGGTAAAGTCTACCCGAGGCGACACGTTTCTTGGTGGCGACAACATCGATGACCTGATTGTGGAAGCCCTTATTTCGCGGTTTCGTGCCGAGACAGGGGTTGACTTGAGTTTGGACATCGCAGCTCTTCAGCGGCTTCGGGAAGCAGCCGAACGAGTGAAATGCGAATTATCTGGGACAACGGAGTCCATTGCAAGTGTCCCCTTCATTGCGTCAGGTGCTTCGGGGCCGCTGCACTTGCACTACTCGCTTTCGCGCGAGTGGCTAAATGAGCTAATCCGGCCTCTCTTTCCACGACTACTTGAGTGTTGCCGTTGTGCATTGGAAGATGCTCGTTTGAAACGCAACGAGCTTTCCAACGTTCTTCTCGTCGGCGGCTCGACGCGTATCCCAGCGGTGCAGGAGCTGGTTAAGGAGTTTTTCGGACGAGAACCATCCCGCACCCTTAATCCTGACGAAGCAGTTGCGATAGGTGCGGCGATTCAAGGCGCAATTATCAGTGGTAGCCTGCGTGAAGTGCTGTTGCTCGACGTCACGCCTTTGTCTCTTGGAATCGAAACCGAGGGAGGGCTATTCAGCGTCATTATTCCAAGAAACAGTTCAATTCCCGTAGCGGTTCACAAACAGTTCACCACTGTGCGCGACAACCAAACCTCGGTGAAGATCCATGTGTTGCAAGGGGAGCGCCGCGTTGCGGCTGAGAATCACAGCTTGGGTTGGTTTCGCTTAGAGGGTATTACGCCGGCGCCGAAGGAGATTCCCGCAATTGACGTGTGCTTTCAGATTGATGCGAACGGACTCTTACATGTCTCGGCGACCGAGGTGACCTCGGGAATCTCCAATTCAATCACAATTCACAGCTTCACGCAAGTTACGCCTGAGCAGGCTGAAGAAATGGTTGCGGCTGCACAAGCGGCGGCGGATCAAGATCTCCTTCACATTCGCAAGCAAGCTCTGCGACGAATGGCCGATGAAATCATTGAAGGTCTGACGCGAATCCTTGAAAACCAAGAACGGCCTCTGGATCCGCTCACCGCCCAGAACATTCGGGAGACAATCTTCAAATTCGATGTGGCGTTTAGTCGTGGCGAGCTTCCTGAAATCGAACGAGCTTACGAATTGCTAAAGGAACTGGGCGACATGTTTTCGTCACGGATCCTCTCACAGCGACTTGAGACGTTGGAGGATCCCTCTGCGGGGTGA
- a CDS encoding Chaperone protein DnaJ, translating into MGKTYYEILGVSRSAGEREIKAAYHRLARSLHPDKAATPEERKRMEDEFALISQAYNVLKDKEKRAQYDKTLEVQQQTAGGSAQKPSGADSSGVRGPVGAAAAIERNRAAVARRAYLRGLQAFATGDYERAAEFFEVAIKNKDDEPNYYAKLAQTLLRAQRSFSRATEAIQRAIELDPYNTDYRLILAELYEQTGIKSLAQKTYEEILKWDPTNQRALAALASTRPLTFSEKLKRAIKSFLGRS; encoded by the coding sequence TTGGGCAAGACGTACTACGAAATTCTTGGCGTATCGCGATCCGCTGGTGAACGTGAGATCAAGGCTGCCTATCACCGGCTTGCGCGTTCTTTGCACCCCGACAAAGCTGCGACACCGGAAGAGCGCAAGCGGATGGAGGACGAGTTTGCCCTTATCTCACAAGCCTACAATGTTCTCAAAGACAAAGAGAAACGGGCACAGTATGACAAGACCTTGGAAGTGCAGCAGCAAACGGCGGGGGGAAGCGCACAGAAGCCAAGCGGCGCGGACTCAAGCGGTGTCCGGGGTCCTGTGGGTGCAGCGGCTGCAATAGAAAGAAATCGTGCTGCCGTGGCCCGGCGGGCATACTTGCGTGGGCTCCAAGCATTTGCTACAGGCGATTACGAGCGTGCGGCTGAGTTTTTTGAAGTCGCGATCAAAAACAAGGACGATGAACCTAACTATTACGCGAAGTTAGCGCAGACGTTGCTGCGCGCCCAGCGAAGTTTTTCTCGGGCGACGGAAGCAATTCAGCGCGCCATTGAGCTGGACCCTTACAACACAGATTATCGCCTTATCCTCGCCGAACTATATGAGCAAACCGGTATTAAATCCTTGGCACAGAAAACCTACGAAGAAATCCTCAAGTGGGACCCAACTAATCAGCGGGCCTTAGCCGCGCTTGCGTCAACACGGCCGCTGACTTTTTCGGAGAAGCTGAAGCGGGCAATTAAAAGTTTCTTGGGCCGGAGCTGA
- a CDS encoding Hydroxymethylpyrimidine phosphate kinase ThiD has protein sequence MVKCLTIAGSDSGGGAGIQGDLKTFTVLGAYGMSAITALTAQNTLGVSAIHEVPSEFVREQIRIVLSDLGCDAAKTGMLANQSVILVVAEELAKVPELPVVVDPVMVSTTGARLLAEDAIDLLREKLVPRATLVTPNCPEAAILANHPIQNLNDAIAAARRIAGLGPSAVLVKGGDATFDADVVTDVLCIGDEIELLRAPRIATRHTHGSGCALSSAICVGLARGMDVREAVAFGRTFIRRAIEQAVVVGQGASPVNHLSALSS, from the coding sequence ATGGTGAAATGTCTTACGATTGCTGGCAGTGACTCGGGGGGCGGGGCTGGCATTCAAGGCGATTTAAAGACATTCACGGTTCTTGGCGCCTACGGAATGAGTGCAATCACCGCCTTGACTGCGCAGAACACGCTGGGGGTGAGCGCAATCCATGAGGTCCCTTCTGAGTTCGTCCGTGAGCAGATCCGCATCGTCTTGAGCGATCTCGGATGCGACGCAGCTAAAACAGGAATGCTGGCAAACCAATCCGTCATTCTTGTCGTCGCAGAAGAACTTGCCAAGGTGCCCGAATTGCCCGTTGTGGTTGACCCGGTCATGGTCTCCACAACTGGAGCCCGTCTTCTGGCGGAAGATGCCATTGATCTGCTACGCGAAAAACTTGTGCCACGGGCCACGCTTGTCACTCCGAATTGTCCTGAGGCGGCAATTCTTGCGAATCATCCCATTCAAAATCTGAACGATGCTATTGCTGCAGCCCGCCGCATTGCTGGCTTGGGGCCGTCGGCTGTGTTGGTCAAAGGGGGCGACGCAACCTTTGACGCCGACGTGGTGACCGACGTGCTCTGCATCGGAGATGAGATCGAGCTGCTGCGTGCGCCTCGAATTGCAACGCGTCACACCCACGGCAGTGGCTGTGCGTTATCCTCAGCTATCTGTGTCGGGCTTGCTCGAGGTATGGACGTGCGCGAAGCTGTTGCGTTTGGGCGAACATTCATCCGGCGAGCCATTGAGCAAGCAGTCGTCGTGGGTCAAGGAGCCAGTCCTGTGAACCATCTCAGCGCTCTATCTTCGTAG
- a CDS encoding Ribulose-phosphate 3-epimerase, which produces MAPSVLSADFSRLGSELRAIERAGCRWVHLDIMDNHFVPNLTFGPPVVKCLRKVSKRLFFDAHLMTENPTGLVEAFAAAGTQNLTFHVEASGDSTSELIELIHKHGLRAGISLKPKTPVAAIEPYLRQVDLVLVMTVEPGFGGQSIIPSCLNKVRTLRRYRESKRLKYVIEVDGGINLETIELAVTAGAEVLVAGSAVFGDRRVAENIAALTERMRIASGIPSL; this is translated from the coding sequence TTGGCCCCGTCTGTTTTGAGCGCAGACTTTTCTCGACTTGGCTCCGAGTTGCGGGCCATCGAGCGCGCCGGCTGCCGGTGGGTCCATTTGGACATCATGGACAATCACTTCGTACCGAATCTAACTTTTGGGCCACCGGTGGTTAAATGTCTGCGCAAGGTCTCAAAGCGGTTGTTTTTCGATGCCCATCTAATGACGGAGAATCCCACGGGTTTGGTAGAGGCCTTTGCTGCTGCTGGCACCCAGAATCTGACATTTCACGTGGAAGCAAGTGGGGACTCTACGTCTGAGCTGATCGAACTCATTCATAAGCATGGGCTTCGCGCCGGAATCAGCCTGAAACCCAAAACGCCCGTTGCAGCCATTGAGCCCTATTTAAGACAGGTGGATCTTGTACTGGTCATGACGGTGGAACCAGGGTTTGGTGGGCAATCCATTATCCCATCTTGCCTGAACAAAGTACGAACCCTTCGCAGATATCGCGAGAGTAAGCGTTTGAAATACGTTATCGAAGTCGATGGAGGGATCAACCTCGAGACAATTGAGCTGGCTGTCACGGCAGGCGCCGAAGTCTTAGTTGCAGGTTCCGCAGTCTTCGGGGACCGACGAGTGGCTGAGAATATTGCTGCGCTCACCGAGAGAATGCGAATTGCGTCGGGCATCCCCTCACTCTAA
- a CDS encoding Mediator of hyperadherence YidE produces MNWFGDLFFVQSAAQAVVVLLLVSAVGLAFGSVRVFGVSLGIGGVLFAGLLFGHLKISLDEHVLEFAREFGLILFVYTIGMQVGPGFFSSLRREGLPLNLLAGSVVLGGVLLAYLIYRFGNVPVPVVAGLFAGATTNTPALAAAQQALKDVPNLDPVVRTQPGLAYAIAYPFGIMGIIITMLLIRYVFRINPQEEAARFLSLQRAAIPKPATMNIEVQNPNLEGLPLEKVPVISDGGVVVSRILHDNRVEVAQPDTILHVGDILLAVGPKEKLEEVRLIVGRESAVDVKSVPSRITTRRIVVTRKSAVGKTLDELETPRLYDVNLTRVSRAEIEFTPTPDFRLQFGDTVLAVGEEHAIQKVADELGNSPKQLNHPQMIPILLGIVLGVIVGSCPIFLPGLPAPVRLGLAGGPLLIAILLSRLGRLGPLVWYMPISANFMLRELGIVLFLSCVGLRAGDQFVATLTQGDGFRWLLYGAMITLIPILTVAFIARYFMKLNYASLCGLLAGSMTDPPALAFAGATTGSEAPYISYATVYPLVMLMRVLGAQALVLMLMRL; encoded by the coding sequence ATGAATTGGTTCGGTGATCTTTTTTTTGTGCAATCCGCGGCTCAAGCAGTCGTTGTGCTGCTGCTTGTTTCGGCCGTGGGGCTGGCCTTCGGAAGTGTGCGTGTGTTTGGAGTCAGCCTCGGCATTGGGGGAGTTCTTTTCGCAGGATTGTTGTTCGGCCACCTAAAAATCTCTTTGGATGAACACGTACTCGAATTTGCGCGAGAATTTGGGCTGATTCTTTTCGTCTACACGATTGGGATGCAGGTTGGGCCAGGCTTCTTCAGTTCTCTTCGACGGGAGGGGTTGCCGTTAAATCTTCTTGCGGGTTCAGTGGTGCTTGGGGGCGTCCTTTTGGCATATCTGATTTATAGGTTTGGGAACGTGCCGGTTCCGGTCGTTGCCGGGCTTTTTGCAGGGGCCACGACGAATACGCCCGCTTTGGCTGCGGCTCAGCAGGCTTTAAAAGATGTCCCGAATCTTGATCCAGTGGTTCGTACTCAACCCGGCCTCGCCTACGCCATCGCCTATCCTTTCGGCATCATGGGAATCATCATAACGATGCTCCTAATCCGATATGTTTTTCGGATCAATCCGCAGGAGGAGGCGGCCCGTTTCTTGAGTCTGCAGCGTGCTGCGATCCCCAAGCCCGCCACCATGAATATCGAGGTCCAAAACCCCAATCTCGAAGGGCTCCCGTTAGAGAAAGTACCTGTGATTTCTGACGGAGGCGTTGTCGTATCCCGCATTCTGCACGACAATAGGGTTGAGGTTGCCCAGCCTGACACGATCTTGCATGTCGGGGATATCTTGCTTGCGGTAGGCCCTAAAGAGAAACTTGAAGAAGTGCGGCTTATTGTCGGACGGGAAAGCGCAGTAGACGTCAAAAGCGTTCCAAGTCGAATCACCACTCGCCGAATTGTGGTTACGCGCAAATCGGCTGTGGGAAAGACCTTGGATGAGCTTGAAACTCCAAGGCTCTACGATGTGAACCTCACGCGAGTCAGCCGCGCGGAGATTGAATTCACTCCAACCCCCGATTTTCGCCTTCAGTTTGGTGATACTGTGCTTGCGGTTGGCGAAGAGCATGCAATTCAGAAGGTTGCGGACGAACTTGGAAATTCGCCAAAGCAACTCAACCACCCTCAGATGATCCCTATTTTGTTGGGAATTGTGCTTGGTGTAATTGTGGGGAGCTGTCCTATTTTTCTTCCCGGATTGCCGGCTCCTGTCAGGCTTGGTTTAGCGGGTGGCCCCTTGCTGATTGCTATCTTGCTGAGTCGCTTAGGACGTCTTGGGCCACTCGTGTGGTACATGCCGATTAGTGCGAATTTCATGCTGCGTGAGCTGGGAATCGTTTTGTTCCTTTCCTGCGTGGGACTTCGTGCAGGAGACCAGTTTGTTGCAACTCTGACCCAAGGTGATGGGTTTCGCTGGCTTCTTTACGGCGCCATGATCACTCTCATTCCAATCCTCACCGTGGCTTTCATTGCCCGGTATTTCATGAAGCTGAACTATGCCTCGCTGTGCGGATTATTAGCGGGGTCGATGACTGATCCGCCTGCATTAGCTTTCGCTGGTGCAACCACGGGCTCCGAGGCTCCTTACATTTCCTACGCCACCGTGTACCCTCTTGTCATGTTGATGCGCGTGCTGGGGGCGCAAGCGCTTGTTTTAATGCTAATGCGCTTGTAG
- a CDS encoding N-acetyl-beta-hexosaminidase, GH20 family, whose translation MMRGMWNIALGVLLTIGVTGMTEAAQKKVISVQRNGIEVWAGSTDGFEVRVDGIPFLRKMTLYVVKPRWVGRYYGFEDDPELLSRVRLVERQDGSAQIVLPIQSPIRAVQGQVQVEVFPDRRLKLSTNLDLTSNVQAFVEHQFGRIGAGWVMGRDYSAELRDGSTTHGVAPIVPRSSKIAESLIADRFRRLNLATPIGEVRMQATGDVRFVLIDYRLNPYADEDKSYWFGVLETPLPSQKKVSYSVEMQFPEPRTSTHSARLTTTTALKAAELALSPDAPPDLIIPTPKSLRWHDGTVPVGNTLTVSVKAPSSALESEIVALAKDSLDFWMTRAGISLTFDATPNTSPCLNLVLDPTLASAPHGQAPEFYRLDTTSSALRIEAPTTSGLWAGLRSFVQLMRSSENEASVRRCEIEDYASLPVRAIHFFSGKDARDLQVRMVREILGLLKINTLVYQCEYVKWDCLKEIHHPRYGMDKADAAAVRDEARRQRIEIIPLVNSFGHMEWLLDNDHYRHLADNPKKPYAYDPSNPRVYEICERIYSEVIDFFRPKTIHIGHDEITIGGFPQKPENKKVGATKLIVKDIRHYHNFLARRGIRTMIWGDLFLGPGEGVGACFAESVAEAKERRRGIPRDIIIADWHYDPAPIKEFVSLSIFNEEGFDTLACPWYRPDNVVLFAKAAALEYEKSHSKTKGDKNSSARRGQTLGVMQTTWAGYSFDEKSFHENPEQYSAYVLAAEAAWTGGYDSAAQVPFNYEQEFLRLWGASVFPNGSRGWFADLSPLANYRLPAGTGQDILDVPEWSSMKDFPKGEVHFGRFRFLIPSIGDRPAAVLLDGAFNPPGQWPKELVLDLNGRANLLAFAVAASLPLQNGTVIARTKVKYESGREASIDWKIGGTVFSLDDPRVGAETPVLWKNSESGKAPRVVHGYLWHNPYPNETIRSLVFESANSGSGLLIFGITGLQP comes from the coding sequence ATGATGCGGGGCATGTGGAACATCGCTTTAGGGGTACTTTTGACGATTGGAGTAACCGGAATGACGGAAGCGGCGCAGAAGAAGGTGATCTCCGTCCAGCGTAACGGAATCGAGGTGTGGGCTGGTTCGACTGACGGTTTTGAGGTAAGGGTGGACGGTATTCCATTCCTGCGCAAGATGACGCTCTACGTGGTTAAGCCGCGGTGGGTCGGCAGGTACTATGGCTTCGAGGACGACCCAGAACTTCTTTCACGTGTGCGTCTGGTAGAGCGGCAAGATGGCTCGGCGCAGATTGTTCTGCCGATTCAAAGCCCGATTCGCGCAGTCCAGGGCCAGGTCCAAGTCGAGGTATTTCCTGATCGTCGACTTAAGTTATCTACTAACCTTGATCTTACTTCGAATGTTCAGGCTTTCGTCGAGCATCAATTTGGCCGGATCGGTGCGGGCTGGGTGATGGGGCGAGACTATAGCGCCGAGCTTCGGGACGGTAGCACGACGCACGGTGTGGCACCCATCGTACCTCGCTCCTCGAAAATTGCCGAGTCGCTTATTGCTGATCGCTTTCGCCGCTTAAACCTTGCCACACCCATTGGCGAGGTACGGATGCAGGCTACTGGTGATGTACGTTTTGTCCTTATAGATTATCGCCTCAATCCGTATGCCGACGAAGACAAGTCCTACTGGTTTGGTGTTCTTGAGACACCCCTGCCGTCCCAAAAGAAAGTCTCTTATTCCGTTGAGATGCAATTTCCAGAGCCAAGAACCTCAACTCATAGCGCAAGACTGACGACGACAACGGCGCTAAAGGCAGCTGAGTTAGCACTTTCTCCGGACGCTCCCCCTGATTTGATCATCCCGACTCCGAAATCTCTGCGTTGGCACGATGGCACAGTGCCTGTTGGGAACACGTTGACGGTTTCTGTGAAAGCACCATCCAGCGCCCTCGAATCGGAGATCGTGGCGCTTGCGAAAGACAGCTTAGATTTTTGGATGACGCGAGCCGGAATCTCCCTCACATTCGATGCGACGCCGAATACAAGCCCATGCCTAAATCTGGTGCTGGATCCGACGCTCGCGAGCGCTCCTCATGGGCAGGCGCCTGAGTTTTACCGACTGGACACCACTTCCTCCGCGCTGCGGATCGAAGCCCCGACGACGAGCGGTTTGTGGGCTGGCCTGCGATCATTCGTTCAGCTGATGCGGAGTTCGGAAAATGAAGCATCGGTACGTCGCTGCGAGATCGAAGACTACGCCTCGCTCCCTGTGCGCGCTATCCATTTCTTCAGTGGCAAAGATGCGCGCGATTTGCAGGTTCGCATGGTCCGTGAGATTTTGGGCCTGCTCAAGATCAACACGCTTGTCTACCAGTGCGAGTATGTGAAGTGGGATTGCCTCAAAGAAATTCATCATCCGCGGTATGGAATGGACAAGGCCGACGCGGCGGCAGTGCGCGATGAAGCGCGACGGCAACGGATAGAAATCATCCCATTGGTGAACTCTTTTGGCCACATGGAGTGGTTGCTCGACAACGACCACTACCGGCACCTTGCCGACAATCCTAAGAAGCCCTACGCCTATGACCCCTCCAATCCGCGTGTCTACGAGATCTGCGAACGGATTTATTCCGAGGTGATCGACTTTTTCCGCCCGAAGACGATCCACATCGGCCACGACGAAATTACGATAGGCGGATTCCCCCAAAAGCCGGAAAACAAAAAGGTCGGGGCCACAAAGTTAATCGTGAAGGACATCCGGCATTACCACAATTTCCTCGCGCGTAGAGGAATTCGCACCATGATTTGGGGCGACTTGTTCTTAGGTCCGGGTGAAGGCGTCGGTGCTTGCTTCGCCGAAAGCGTTGCGGAAGCAAAGGAGCGGCGACGTGGCATCCCGCGTGACATTATCATCGCCGACTGGCATTATGATCCCGCGCCAATTAAGGAATTTGTTAGTCTGAGCATTTTCAACGAGGAAGGGTTCGATACTTTGGCCTGCCCGTGGTATCGGCCAGACAATGTTGTGCTGTTTGCTAAGGCTGCCGCTTTGGAATATGAAAAATCACACTCGAAAACGAAGGGGGACAAGAATTCGAGCGCAAGACGTGGGCAGACTCTGGGGGTGATGCAAACCACCTGGGCAGGGTATTCGTTCGACGAGAAATCTTTCCATGAGAACCCAGAGCAATACTCCGCCTACGTGCTCGCGGCGGAGGCTGCTTGGACTGGGGGCTATGATTCCGCAGCCCAAGTGCCATTCAATTATGAGCAAGAGTTCTTGCGTCTATGGGGGGCCTCAGTTTTTCCGAACGGAAGTCGCGGTTGGTTTGCCGATCTTTCCCCCCTTGCGAATTACCGACTACCCGCCGGTACCGGGCAGGACATCCTCGATGTGCCCGAATGGTCCAGCATGAAAGATTTCCCCAAAGGGGAGGTTCACTTTGGGCGCTTCCGCTTCCTGATTCCTTCGATTGGTGACCGGCCTGCGGCGGTGCTGCTCGATGGGGCGTTCAACCCGCCGGGTCAGTGGCCCAAAGAACTTGTGCTCGATCTCAATGGCAGGGCAAACTTGCTGGCGTTTGCAGTCGCAGCGAGCCTTCCGCTTCAGAACGGAACTGTGATTGCCCGAACAAAAGTTAAATATGAAAGCGGGCGCGAGGCCTCAATTGATTGGAAAATCGGTGGCACCGTTTTCTCGCTCGACGATCCAAGAGTGGGAGCAGAAACGCCTGTGCTTTGGAAGAACAGCGAGAGCGGGAAAGCCCCGCGCGTGGTTCATGGATATTTGTGGCATAACCCATACCCCAATGAGACAATTCGCTCACTGGTTTTTGAGAGCGCAAATAGTGGGAGCGGGCTTCTGATCTTTGGAATTACCGGTTTACAACCGTAG
- a CDS encoding Type IV pilin PilA, translated as MQMRGFTLIELLIVVAIIAILAAIAVPNFLEAQTRSKVSRVKSDMRATATALEAYAVDHNAYPPPIAYEGPAPFSVKDPTDDPEEGFTPYRLTTPVAYISSLPIDVFEVAEEGEHPKKVSWHYAEQRTCEALGEPDHLRNIAEELTVGNPSGIRWMLFSHGPNLEHDEDPPLVHYDPTNGTVSRGDIYCFGPGVGLR; from the coding sequence ATGCAAATGCGTGGTTTCACGCTCATTGAGTTGCTAATTGTTGTCGCAATTATCGCGATTCTTGCAGCGATTGCAGTTCCGAATTTCTTGGAAGCCCAAACGCGCTCGAAAGTCAGTCGAGTGAAATCTGACATGCGAGCCACCGCGACTGCCCTTGAGGCTTATGCGGTGGATCATAACGCATATCCTCCGCCAATAGCGTATGAAGGACCAGCACCATTTTCTGTCAAGGATCCTACAGATGATCCAGAAGAAGGGTTTACCCCTTACCGGCTGACCACACCAGTGGCTTATATTAGCTCGCTTCCTATTGATGTTTTCGAAGTTGCTGAAGAAGGTGAGCACCCAAAGAAGGTTTCTTGGCACTACGCAGAGCAACGCACTTGCGAAGCGCTCGGCGAGCCAGACCATCTTCGCAACATTGCGGAAGAGCTGACCGTCGGCAACCCTTCTGGAATTCGTTGGATGCTCTTTAGTCACGGACCAAACCTTGAACATGATGAAGATCCCCCGCTTGTTCACTATGACCCAACGAATGGAACCGTATCGCGTGGGGATATCTATTGTTTTGGTCCGGGTGTGGGGCTAAGATAA
- a CDS encoding Deoxyguanosinetriphosphate triphosphohydrolase → MIIEKLYRDPVHDIIALDKTSREDRLLMELIDTPELQRLRRIRQLGFASLAYQGAEHSRFTHSLGVMWIATRILQQLRKEWPISPQQSIAVRCAALLHDIGHGPFSHLFEAVTGIHHEHWTQLILLNPNTKVHRALAAYSPALPRMVSQILLGRSKPPFLSQIITSQLDADRFDYLLRDSIMTGVKYGIYDLERLLKVLRLDQHGERIVIAPNGLHPVEKYLQARYHMFTQVYLHKTVRAAENMLILLLRRARELLMSKQIDAQLVTPLLAELLCAGDQIALPHYLGVTDDTLMTNIAQWQEAPDPILSDLASRLCERNLFKTIDISGVTNLASRIRKAKREIEALGLDSRYYFVLDESRSVAYQPYSPRTTDPARHIMIEVQRAKSVYRDIHEVSPIIEGLARATAHIRRVIFPERVRKTNLRKRMEAIFLS, encoded by the coding sequence ATGATTATCGAAAAACTTTATCGCGACCCCGTGCATGACATTATTGCGCTTGATAAGACATCGCGCGAGGACCGCCTCCTGATGGAGCTCATCGATACCCCCGAGCTCCAACGTCTCCGTCGCATTCGTCAGTTAGGTTTCGCCTCACTCGCCTACCAAGGGGCTGAGCATAGTCGTTTTACCCATTCATTGGGGGTGATGTGGATAGCGACTCGAATTCTTCAACAGCTCCGCAAAGAGTGGCCTATCTCCCCCCAGCAGTCAATCGCTGTGCGCTGTGCCGCGTTACTTCATGACATTGGCCACGGCCCGTTTTCCCACCTCTTCGAAGCCGTGACTGGCATCCATCATGAACATTGGACTCAACTCATTTTGCTGAATCCAAATACTAAAGTCCATCGCGCATTAGCAGCCTATTCCCCTGCATTGCCCCGGATGGTTTCGCAGATCCTTTTGGGGCGGAGCAAGCCCCCGTTTCTTTCCCAAATCATCACCTCGCAACTGGACGCAGACAGATTCGACTACCTCCTTCGGGATAGCATTATGACGGGGGTTAAGTACGGTATCTACGACTTAGAGCGACTCCTGAAGGTGCTTCGACTCGACCAACATGGGGAACGCATTGTTATCGCCCCCAACGGGCTTCACCCTGTGGAAAAATACCTTCAAGCACGATACCACATGTTTACCCAGGTTTACCTCCACAAAACAGTCCGAGCGGCTGAGAACATGCTGATTTTACTTCTGCGACGTGCACGAGAACTTCTGATGTCCAAGCAAATCGATGCACAACTTGTGACTCCACTTTTAGCAGAACTGTTGTGCGCAGGCGACCAAATCGCACTGCCCCATTATCTTGGAGTGACGGACGACACATTGATGACAAACATCGCTCAGTGGCAAGAGGCCCCAGATCCCATTCTCAGTGATCTTGCATCACGTCTGTGTGAGCGAAATCTGTTTAAGACGATCGACATCTCTGGCGTAACAAATCTCGCCTCGCGCATCCGTAAGGCGAAGAGAGAAATCGAAGCGCTTGGGTTAGACTCTCGATACTACTTTGTCCTCGACGAAAGTCGCAGTGTGGCGTATCAACCTTATTCTCCACGGACAACCGATCCTGCTCGCCATATCATGATCGAAGTACAGCGTGCAAAGAGCGTCTACCGCGACATTCACGAGGTCTCACCCATCATCGAAGGGCTCGCGCGAGCCACAGCGCATATCCGCCGGGTGATCTTTCCCGAGCGTGTTCGCAAGACAAACCTCCGAAAACGCATGGAGGCAATCTTCCTGAGCTGA